Proteins found in one Hypericibacter terrae genomic segment:
- the shc gene encoding squalene--hopene cyclase, translating to MDERTPHSTLPPLGTPRSDEAGLASTRPDPLLLSRVDRTVDNAAAALFGLQAREGEWCFELEADATIPAEYIMLEHFLDEIDEPLEQELARYLRRIQGSHGGWPLFHEGDFNISASVKAYYALKLAGDDIEAPHMRRAREAILAHGGAARANVFTRIALALFGEMPWRAVPVMPVEIMLLPKWFPFHLDKVAYWSRTVLAPMLVVMAKRPRARNPKRVDVRELFVTPPERERHYLVNPTGKWIGEAFLALDRILRPLERFVPGPMRERAIQRAIDFVVPRLNGDDGLGGIYPAMAYAVMAFDVLGYPKDHPHRVTAMSAIRKLLVKSPTEGYCQPCLSPIWDTGLAWHALMEAGADGKDPRFDKTVEWLLERQILDVRGDWISRRPDVRPGGWAFQFRNAHYPDVDDTAVVGMALARSGRAATDPRVQASLDRATEWLIGMQSKNGGWGAFDADNTHYYLNHIPFADHGALLDPPTEDVTARVLSYLAQIGYGRDHPCVARALDYLKREQQPDGSWFGRWGTNYIYGTWSVLCALNIVGEDMQAPYIRRAVAWLKSRQGEDGGWGEDGASYWQERRAEVKESTPSQTAWATLALMATGDVEDEAVRRGVDYILTAPREGARWTEPWYTAVGFPRVFYLRYHGYAAYFPLWALSRYGNLMRANERRVKWGM from the coding sequence ATGGACGAGAGAACGCCTCACTCCACTTTGCCGCCGCTGGGCACGCCGCGTTCCGACGAGGCGGGCTTGGCCTCGACGCGCCCGGATCCCCTGCTGCTGAGCCGGGTCGACCGCACGGTCGATAACGCCGCGGCCGCGCTGTTCGGCCTGCAGGCCCGCGAGGGCGAATGGTGTTTCGAGCTCGAGGCCGACGCGACCATCCCGGCCGAATACATCATGCTCGAGCATTTCCTCGATGAGATCGACGAGCCGCTCGAGCAGGAATTGGCGCGCTATCTGCGCCGCATCCAGGGCAGTCATGGCGGCTGGCCGCTGTTCCATGAGGGCGACTTCAATATCAGCGCCTCGGTCAAAGCCTATTACGCGCTGAAGCTGGCCGGCGACGATATCGAGGCGCCGCATATGCGCCGTGCCCGCGAGGCGATCCTGGCCCATGGCGGTGCCGCCCGCGCCAACGTTTTCACCCGCATCGCGCTCGCCCTCTTCGGCGAAATGCCCTGGCGCGCCGTGCCGGTGATGCCGGTCGAGATCATGCTCCTGCCGAAATGGTTTCCGTTCCATCTCGACAAGGTCGCCTATTGGTCGCGCACGGTGCTGGCGCCGATGCTGGTGGTGATGGCCAAGCGCCCGCGGGCGCGAAACCCGAAGCGGGTCGACGTCCGGGAGCTGTTCGTGACGCCGCCCGAGCGGGAGCGGCATTACCTGGTCAATCCGACCGGCAAATGGATCGGCGAGGCCTTTCTCGCGCTCGATCGCATCCTGCGGCCGCTGGAGCGCTTTGTTCCTGGCCCCATGCGCGAGCGCGCGATTCAGCGCGCGATCGATTTCGTGGTGCCGCGCCTCAATGGCGATGACGGGCTGGGCGGCATCTATCCGGCGATGGCCTACGCGGTCATGGCGTTCGACGTGCTGGGCTATCCCAAGGATCACCCGCACCGTGTCACCGCCATGTCGGCGATCCGCAAGCTCCTGGTAAAGTCTCCGACCGAGGGCTATTGCCAGCCTTGCCTGTCGCCGATCTGGGACACGGGCCTCGCCTGGCATGCGCTGATGGAAGCGGGCGCGGACGGCAAGGATCCGAGATTCGACAAGACCGTCGAATGGCTGCTGGAGCGCCAGATCCTCGACGTCAGGGGCGACTGGATCTCGCGCCGGCCCGATGTCCGCCCCGGCGGCTGGGCCTTCCAGTTCCGCAATGCGCACTACCCCGATGTGGACGACACCGCCGTGGTCGGCATGGCGCTGGCGCGCTCGGGCCGCGCCGCGACCGATCCGCGGGTCCAGGCCTCGCTCGACCGCGCGACCGAATGGCTGATCGGGATGCAGAGCAAGAATGGCGGCTGGGGCGCCTTCGACGCCGACAACACCCACTACTATCTCAATCACATTCCCTTCGCCGATCACGGCGCGCTGCTCGATCCGCCGACGGAAGACGTGACGGCGCGCGTGCTGAGCTATCTGGCGCAGATCGGCTATGGCCGCGACCATCCCTGTGTGGCCCGCGCGCTGGACTATCTGAAACGCGAGCAGCAGCCCGACGGCTCCTGGTTCGGGCGCTGGGGCACGAACTACATCTATGGCACCTGGTCGGTGCTCTGCGCCCTCAATATCGTCGGCGAGGACATGCAGGCGCCCTATATCCGCCGCGCAGTCGCCTGGCTCAAATCGCGGCAGGGCGAGGATGGCGGCTGGGGCGAGGACGGCGCCAGCTATTGGCAGGAGCGCCGCGCCGAGGTGAAGGAATCGACGCCCTCGCAGACGGCCTGGGCGACGCTCGCCCTGATGGCGACGGGCGATGTCGAGGACGAGGCCGTGCGCCGCGGCGTCGACTACATCCTGACGGCGCCCCGCGAAGGCGCGCGCTGGACCGAGCCCTGGTACACGGCCGTGGGTTTCCCCCGCGTCTTCTATCTGCGCTATCACGGCTACGCCGCCTATTTCCCGCTCTGGGCGCTGTCGCGCTACGGCAACCTCATGCGCGCCAACGAGCGCCGCGTGAAATGGGGCATGTGA
- a CDS encoding ABC transporter substrate-binding protein, giving the protein MKPHFRRFLPFVGVGLALALMLSFVAPARAVATPAGDLVGKLNGAFLQVMQNAASLGYEGRYKVLEPVVADAFDFTLMSRVAMGSRWQNLTDAQKQTLVDTFRRYSTATYASRFDGFSNQRFEILGEEAKAQDTVLVKNQIAGGNGDPVRIDYLLRPDQGQLKIIDVYLNGSISQLSVYRSEFIDVMGAKGFDGLIATLDQRIAEMSKGEAPAAQP; this is encoded by the coding sequence ATGAAGCCCCATTTCCGCAGATTCCTGCCGTTTGTCGGCGTTGGCCTGGCTTTGGCCCTGATGCTGTCCTTCGTGGCCCCGGCCCGGGCCGTCGCCACCCCGGCCGGCGACCTGGTGGGCAAGCTCAATGGTGCGTTCCTGCAGGTCATGCAGAATGCCGCCTCGCTCGGCTATGAGGGCCGCTACAAGGTGCTCGAGCCGGTGGTCGCCGATGCCTTCGACTTCACGCTCATGTCGCGAGTCGCCATGGGCAGCCGCTGGCAGAACCTGACCGATGCGCAGAAGCAGACGCTGGTCGACACCTTCCGGCGCTATTCGACCGCCACCTATGCCTCCCGGTTCGACGGCTTCTCGAATCAGCGTTTCGAGATCCTGGGCGAAGAGGCGAAGGCGCAGGATACCGTGCTGGTGAAGAATCAGATCGCCGGCGGCAATGGCGATCCGGTCCGCATCGACTATCTGCTGCGTCCCGACCAGGGTCAGCTCAAGATCATCGACGTCTATCTCAACGGCTCGATCAGCCAGCTTTCGGTCTATCGCTCGGAGTTCATCGATGTGATGGGCGCCAAGGGCTTCGACGGCCTGATCGCGACGCTCGATCAGCGCATCGCCGAGATGTCGAAGGGCGAAGCGCCCGCGGCCCAGCCGTAG
- the hpnH gene encoding adenosyl-hopene transferase HpnH: MSVPLIQKIHVGAYLMKQRLQGKQRYPLVLMLEPLFRCNLACAGCGKIDYPDDILNRRLSVEECVGAAEECGAPIVSIAGGEPLLHKEMPKIVAELVKRRRFIYLCTNALLLEKKIDQFKPSPYLCFSIHLDGDRERHDKVVCQDGVYDKATAAIKAARAKGFRVNVNCTLFDGEQPEHVAHFLDSAMEMGVSGVTISPGYAYERAPDQQHFLKRSQTKQLFRDVFRYGKGKGWRLNQSALFLDFLAGNQTYHCTPWGNPTRNVFGWQKPCYLLGEGHVATFRELMDDTNWDLYGTGNYEKCADCMVHCGYEATAVNDTLSHPVKAMMAAMRGPKTDGPMAPEIALDKARPAEFVFERQLRHNMDKLTAEKDASAKTSSECRSSAA, from the coding sequence TTGTCCGTTCCGTTGATTCAAAAGATCCATGTCGGTGCCTATCTGATGAAGCAGCGGCTTCAGGGCAAGCAGCGCTATCCGCTGGTGCTCATGCTGGAGCCCTTGTTCCGCTGCAACCTCGCCTGCGCCGGCTGCGGCAAGATCGACTATCCCGACGACATCCTGAACCGGCGCCTCTCGGTCGAGGAATGCGTGGGCGCCGCCGAGGAATGCGGCGCGCCGATCGTCTCCATCGCCGGCGGCGAGCCGCTGCTGCACAAGGAGATGCCGAAGATCGTGGCCGAGCTGGTGAAGCGCCGCCGCTTCATCTATCTCTGCACCAACGCGCTGCTGCTCGAGAAGAAGATCGACCAGTTCAAGCCCAGCCCCTATCTCTGCTTCTCGATCCATCTCGACGGCGACCGCGAGCGCCACGACAAGGTCGTGTGCCAGGACGGCGTCTACGACAAGGCGACCGCCGCGATCAAGGCCGCGCGCGCCAAGGGCTTCCGCGTCAACGTGAACTGCACGCTGTTCGACGGCGAACAGCCGGAGCATGTGGCGCACTTCCTCGACAGCGCGATGGAGATGGGCGTCAGCGGCGTCACCATCTCGCCGGGCTATGCCTATGAGCGCGCGCCCGACCAGCAGCATTTCCTCAAGCGCAGCCAGACCAAGCAGCTGTTCCGCGACGTGTTCCGCTACGGCAAGGGCAAGGGCTGGCGCCTCAACCAGTCGGCCCTGTTCCTCGACTTCCTCGCCGGCAACCAGACCTATCACTGCACGCCCTGGGGCAACCCGACGCGCAACGTGTTCGGCTGGCAGAAGCCCTGCTATCTCCTGGGCGAAGGCCATGTCGCGACCTTTCGCGAGCTGATGGACGACACCAACTGGGACCTCTACGGCACCGGCAATTACGAGAAGTGCGCCGACTGCATGGTCCATTGCGGCTATGAGGCGACCGCGGTCAACGACACGCTGTCGCATCCGGTGAAGGCGATGATGGCGGCGATGCGAGGGCCCAAGACCGACGGGCCGATGGCGCCCGAGATCGCGCTCGACAAGGCGCGGCCCGCCGAATTCGTGTTCGAGCGGCAGCTCCGGCACAACATGGACAAGCTCACGGCCGAGAAGGACGCCTCAGCCAAGACCTCGAGCGAGTGCCGCAGCAGCGCGGCCTAG
- a CDS encoding phosphorylase family protein, whose product MVTPQASAAALPDRSRRLGFVVGFAAEARLLQQRYPGVAGFVEIAGADPARAAIAAQALIQRGCDGLVSLGYCGALVAQMPPGTILLAESVVMPDGKTANCDDDLIAALAGALAQAQLPYHLCSIAGSDHAVATARDKARLGMGTEAHAVDMESHGVVRAAAAADRPMAVLRIVLDPAERDLPRAALVALGPDGRVRLGALIGALLRRPGEIWGLIRLARDAGVARVSLGRAAAALARGLG is encoded by the coding sequence ATGGTGACGCCCCAGGCCTCTGCCGCCGCCCTTCCCGATCGATCCCGCCGCTTGGGCTTCGTCGTCGGATTCGCCGCCGAGGCGCGGCTCCTGCAGCAGCGCTATCCGGGAGTTGCGGGCTTCGTCGAAATCGCCGGGGCCGACCCGGCCCGCGCCGCGATCGCGGCGCAAGCCCTGATTCAGCGCGGCTGCGACGGCCTGGTCAGCCTCGGTTATTGCGGCGCGCTGGTGGCGCAGATGCCGCCCGGCACGATCCTCCTGGCCGAGAGCGTCGTCATGCCCGACGGCAAGACCGCCAATTGCGACGACGATCTGATTGCGGCGCTCGCCGGCGCGCTGGCCCAGGCGCAGCTTCCCTATCACCTCTGCTCGATCGCGGGCAGCGATCATGCGGTCGCGACCGCGCGCGACAAGGCGCGATTGGGGATGGGGACGGAGGCGCATGCCGTCGACATGGAAAGCCACGGCGTGGTGCGTGCCGCCGCCGCGGCGGACCGGCCCATGGCGGTCCTGCGGATCGTGCTCGACCCGGCCGAACGCGACCTGCCGCGGGCGGCCCTGGTGGCGCTGGGACCCGACGGCCGGGTGCGGTTGGGCGCGCTGATCGGCGCGCTGCTGCGCCGGCCCGGCGAGATTTGGGGATTGATCCGCCTCGCGCGCGACGCGGGCGTCGCGCGGGTCAGCCTAGGCCGCGCTGCTGCGGCACTCGCTCGAGGTCTTGGCTGA
- the ispH gene encoding 4-hydroxy-3-methylbut-2-enyl diphosphate reductase: MRVILAQPRGFCAGVERAVEIVELAIRKYGPPVYVRHEIVHNKRVVEKLRSIGARFVDELDEIPDGAITVFSAHGVAQKVADDAGLRDLPVIDATCPLVAKVHREGQRYAEQGYDVILIGHEGHPEVEGTRGRIPGGVHLVSSVDDVDRLRVRDPAKVSYITQTTLSVDDTRVIIDKLKQRFPQVAGPDVRDICYATQNRQQAVHLLAQHVGVILVVGSPNSSNSNRLREIAAEMGIPSYLIDTAEDIDPAWFTDIDAVGVTAGASAPEELVQEVLTRLGQIAPVAIENLEGVEENVRFKLPEMLWDVAGSPYGRMGRPQAREGERNTAAASAE; encoded by the coding sequence ATGCGCGTGATTCTGGCCCAGCCCCGCGGCTTCTGCGCCGGCGTCGAGCGAGCCGTCGAGATCGTCGAGCTGGCGATCCGCAAATATGGGCCTCCGGTCTATGTCCGGCACGAGATCGTCCATAACAAGCGCGTCGTCGAAAAGCTGCGCTCGATCGGGGCGCGCTTCGTCGACGAGCTCGATGAAATCCCGGATGGTGCGATCACGGTGTTCTCCGCCCATGGCGTGGCGCAGAAGGTCGCCGACGATGCGGGCCTGCGCGACCTGCCGGTGATCGACGCCACCTGCCCGCTGGTCGCCAAGGTCCATCGCGAGGGCCAGCGCTATGCCGAGCAGGGCTATGACGTGATCCTGATCGGCCATGAGGGCCACCCCGAGGTCGAAGGCACGCGCGGCCGCATTCCCGGCGGCGTGCACCTGGTCTCGTCGGTCGACGATGTCGACCGGCTGCGGGTGCGCGACCCGGCCAAGGTTTCCTACATCACCCAGACGACGCTGTCGGTGGACGACACCCGCGTCATCATCGACAAGCTGAAGCAGCGCTTCCCCCAGGTTGCCGGTCCCGACGTGCGCGACATCTGCTATGCGACGCAGAACCGCCAGCAGGCGGTGCATCTGCTCGCCCAGCATGTCGGCGTGATCCTGGTGGTGGGCTCGCCCAACAGCTCGAACTCCAACCGCCTGCGCGAGATCGCGGCCGAGATGGGGATCCCGAGCTATCTGATCGACACCGCCGAGGATATCGACCCGGCCTGGTTCACCGACATCGATGCCGTCGGCGTCACCGCCGGCGCGTCGGCGCCCGAAGAGCTGGTGCAGGAAGTTCTGACGCGCCTCGGCCAGATCGCGCCGGTCGCGATCGAGAATCTCGAAGGCGTCGAAGAGAATGTCCGCTTCAAGCTGCCCGAGATGCTGTGGGACGTCGCCGGTTCGCCCTATGGGCGGATGGGCCGGCCGCAGGCTCGCGAAGGCGAGCGCAACACCGCCGCAGCCTCGGCCGAATGA